From the Tigriopus californicus strain San Diego chromosome 4, Tcal_SD_v2.1, whole genome shotgun sequence genome, the window CTCATTTGAAGCAGTTCATTTCTTGTGATTGTGGCGCAGCATTTCCGGTCATAAAGAAATTAACATTGGTAGGGACGTTCAAGAGTGCTAGTCCATCATTATGATGCAACCAATAACGACTCAGCCAGGTGGACCGCCCATGGGCATGGTCCCTTTAAATGTTCCCCCGGGCTTGGAATATCTCAcccaactggatatgctcctAGTGAAACAAAAGTTCGAGGGCTTGGAAGCCTTTCTGGGGTTTGAGACGCAAAACAAGTACTCCATCCGCAATTCCATGGGTCAAGATGTTTACAAGGCCAAAGAAGATTCGGATTGCTGCTCCAGGATGATGTGTGGCAATATCCGGCCGTTCTCAGTCTTCGTCAAGGATTTTCAGGATCAAGAGGTCATGGTCTTTTCTCGACCTTTCAATTGCTGCCTCCAATCCATTGAAGTACAATCGCCCCCTGGAACAGTCATAGGTTCCATTCAACAAGAATGGTAGGTCAGACTAATACCTCCAGAACTGGAAGTTCATTACATTTTGCTTCTTAATGCTCTTTTCAGTACCCTGTGCAGTTCCGAGTTCATCGTTTATGACCAAAGTGACAACCCGACCTTACGAATTAGTGGACCAGCCTCTTGCTTTGCCTTCAGTTTGTGTGGGGATGTGGAATTCCAGGTCTTGACCGGAGATGGTAGTACCGAAATTGGAAAGATCACCAAGCAATGGTCCGGGTTCCTACGGGAAGGATTCACGGATGCTGACAACTTTGGGATCTCATTTCCCATCGATTTAGATGTACGAATGAAAGCTACTTTATTGGGTGCACTTTTTCTGattgatttcatgttttttgaaaagagctcCAACGATTGATTTGTCAGAGCATGTTGCGTAAATTCATGTTTTCCTCTTCATGTCACTACCTTCATTACATTCCAAATATTCAGCTTCAACTTAACGTAATCTCAGATTTATATGTTTGATCTACAATCATAATTTCTTGCCCATGAAACGTGACGATATTATAGCTTACCGTTGAATTCCTTCCATTATTAAAAGGTATTTCTGTCGTGCGACTTTGATGTGTAAATTTTAGGTTCCTTTTTAGTTGCACTAAAGCTGATCTAAaacgtttttttgcaaacaaaaGTAAAGAATTTTCGTTTAGTTCACACTAGATCTGGTTATCAAAGGTGATGGTTGTACATCAGTACATTAATATACGGATTACATGAAACTCTTTGAAGAAACTTTTACTGATTAATTCACCATGAGGACAGGGGTCCGAGCCCAATTTTTTAGACCTCGATCGCATACGGTTTTGGGTCGCCCCGATCTCGGAGTCAGTTTTGCTTGAGCGCAGTCCAGAATTATTTCGGTTCGTGTGTACCCTTCTCCCTgactgaaagcaaaaaagtttaATGCGCCAATACCAAAATGATCGGAAGGTTTCGACAAAGAACGAAAAACTTATAGCTCGATCCCGCGaaaaaattacttttcaaACGCCGAACTCGTTCCCAGATCAAGGCGTAACGTCGATCTCAATGAGAATCAAGCGAGGCAGCTCTCCGTCGATCTTTTCTGAGCACCAACTTCAGACGCTTTACTTCCATACATACCATTTGGTTGTAATTGCAAGACACATATGCGTCATTTTCGAATAAGCTGAGGCACAATGAATAAGAGGCTGCTTGTTGGGACCTTTTTAGGTTACAAAAAGTAGTCACGCTCCACCTAATGATGTTCAAACTtggaacatttcatttttattcacgcaactttccctcttttttgACGCACATTAAACATTTTATGAGGCAAATTGTTAACAATCAGCAAAATGTTTATTTCGTCCTAAGATCATAAAAGCAGTAACATtgaagagtaaaaattgagtttgttgTGGGTTTTTTATAGCAACTGAATCGGAGACTAGATAGTGCAtctctagctgatggaaagcagcgcctctacaatcagacaCTATACCCCCAGTAGacggtcagctgacattcattcgctctgaaaactagtcgGCCTGGCTAactctcatcgcactctctacgagttgcttcctctatgctAAGATCGTGATCGGGAATGGCCCGCCTTATTGAAAAACGCTCGTTAGGTTTCATTCTTACTCATGTGTAAGTACTTTCTAAACTTTGATATTCATGTTATAGCACTGACGCTCAATTAAAAATATCGTGAATGGTAAAACTGGTCAACAAGTataattttcatcatcttgttttcaaatttgcgcTTTTCAAGACCACGCAAatttatttttacaaaacCGCTTCATCCGTTTAGGAGGAAAACGACATTTTAATAAAGATCAATTGAGGTTGCACATTCAGGAAAATATTGTTCCGTGAGTAAGATTGCTCAAGAAAACTGAATATTCCAAGGGTGAGCTATTTCAAAATAAGTAAAAAGACAGTGGAAATGGTGAAATCCAGTTAAAAGGCATAATTTTCCGATGCTCAACTGACGTCTCATATTTTATGGACTTTGTGACAAAAGAATGGCGGTCCAATTGAGTATTGATGGAACATCTTCCTAGATGTATGCTCTTATCACTGACTTGCTTATGACTCGTCAACAGTCACTCTTAGTAAGCAAGTCGATGGAGACAATGACATTACGGATGAGAAAGACGCCCAAGTTCTGTCGGAGCCCCGTCCTGGATCTTGGATTTGACAAACCAAATTCTATGAATTCGTACTAACTTCGGTCCTAAGACTCATTGGTTCTTATCAAATACGGCAATATTGATACAATCCCACCCGGTTGACATTTGGCCCCAAAACTCCATCTGTGAGAGCGTTATGCCAAACTTTCCACAACATCTCGGTTTTGGCTTtcctaaaatatgaaatgattCAGAGACGAAGTCCCaataatgaaatttgaaaacttgaacgTCCCTGGGAAATTTTAGGCTAGCCAAAATATAGATCTCGAATTTCCCAAAACCGAAGAACTATCTTTAAAAGCTGAACCTCATACGAAAAATTCATCCgactttttttctctaaaacaGCACTAGTGATTGGGATGTGAGGCTCCAATCGCGACAATGGTTAAAGTTATTTTCCAAGAATATCTTCCATTTCTGCCTTTAAAGCAGAAACTTTAGATGAAACAAGCTTCAAATCACAAAATTAAGTCACGGTGGTTCCCACTACACTTGAAAAGattatgctcaaatgccaagacttctagttgcgtttttcatTATTTAAACAACACAAGGACGAACTTTGAAAACCGTGCATCATTAAGATTAGCTCTTATAAGTATATAAATCAACTAAAATCCTATTAGAAGATCgtattttttaaatcattattAAAAGACATGGTGAGCATTCTTAGTTACGCcttaaatcaaaatttcataaaaatccatggaACAGACTCTGacatattacctttcaaaagttgtaatttgcaccgaatttggctgcaaaatgctctggttataccttatagaaattgccaaaaaatataatatgctttttcaatgtcctaaaaataaataaaaatgctccacttttcaaaagtatgcagaaaaaaagaaaaaaatactttataatatcacttaaaaattacttaaaataaacaattcgTAGCTATAACATCATAATCGTTAACCATGAGTTCATTTGCTTgtgatcttgaagtttaaggcatttttattacaatttgatgaataagtttttggtgcgtagaaaataatctgagcaaaaagtgacagatttgaaaattcaactggCAAATGTATCCTTGTCAAATATCAACCACATGATTGGCTAGTCTAGCtttccaagtttaagaaaaggaattggaaatttcaaatcctgagtAGATTTTAGGTGCCAATAATAATGAATTTTCGGTTTTAGGGAAATATTTATGAAcatgaaagaatatcatttattttcatcctatcataaaagcacatcatttgttttttgcaattaactaaagtaggtttatgtcatttttcgacCTATTTTACAGCAAAATActactttcaaagtgtaataactaagcatctgcaaaATAgttattgatgaaattttatgtcagtgcataactaagagttctGATAACATTGTTTGACTAGGCTTTGCACAACGATACCTGAAAATGTAGTTTAATTGCATTAATATACAAATATGAGCTACTTGATGAGatgcttattgaacaaaaattgtttcttttgtttctttggcaaagaaaatggcaactagaagtcttggcatttgcgcaagcacttaatcaggaattataaccaccgtgaagTTAAAATGCACGTTTTATATTGGCATATATGAACTAATGACAGAGCTTTTGAAAAACTTGCGAACCACTGAATAAATTGAGGCAAAGTATACACATTCTTTCATTGTCCGCTTCAAATTAATGGGCGTCCCTTTTACACTATATGTAAGTTCACGAGCTCACTTTTCAATACGTCAAATCCGagcattttccttttcattgaatgtTTGGTTATGAAattagaagaaaaacaataGCAAAAGTAACGGCTCATAAAGATTGCTCTAGCGCATCAACTGGGTGACCAAGGGAATTAAAATTATGATGGAATCAATTACATTCATGGATGAGTTTTCTCTGAAAGAAATTGTACAATCCGACGAAATCTCTATCACATGTATATGATCATTTTACAAATATAACTTGGTCCCCTTGCCGATTGACTCgtgctttttttggtttctttgcgGACACCTTCTGGTTTCACGTTAATGCTCGTGGGTGCTTCGTTATGGGCTCGGCCTGGCAGTTTTCCTAGCCTCTTGGGACCCCATGCCTAGAAACCCCTGGATTATACGTCAGGATGTTATACTTACTTCAAACAGGATGGTTGTTGAGCTGACCGGGATTTTGACttgttggaaaacaaaacCCTCGACCAAATGTCCACTTTATGGCATTGGGATCATCACGTTGGTCAACTGCTCCTGGTTCCTTACACATCACGAGGCCATTCATGTAGCTTCCGGTAGCCTGGAACAACCTTTCCTGAACACTTAAATTTCCTCGAGATCCTGAAATGTATGTCACCAGCTTAATGAGCGGTAGTTCTTGATCAATGTTAACGTAACTTTGTCAACGGATGACTATATGAATGTGCTCAAAAGTTACCGACCGAATTTTTCGATGCCCATACATTTTGATAAGAGATATGTAAGCAATGTCATATTCATAGTGGGTACTCAACTTAGTACGTAGGGCATCCGGTAATGTTAAAGTGATATCAGTTATTCATGGTTAAATGAAAGTTCCACTATGCAGGGAAGTTTTTCGCTATCTTTGGAAGGAGAATGTTGGCCCTGAAAAGGGCCGGATATCAATGAAAACCAGTTGTCAGGTATTAAGCCTTCTTTTCGGTCTTCTTGGGGAGAAGCACGGCTTGGATGTTGGGAAGCACACCACCTTGGGCAATGGTCACACCGGACAAGAGCTTGTTCAACTCTTCGTCATTACGGATGGCCAATTGCAAGTGACGGGGGATGATGCGGGTCTTCTTGTTGTCACGGGCAGCATTGCCTGCCAACTCTAAGACCTCAGCCGCCAAGTATTCCATGACAGCAGCCAAATACACAGGGGCACCGGCACCCACACGCTCAGCATAATTTCCTTTACGGAGGAGACGATGAATACGTCCCACAGGGAATTGAAGACCAGCACGGTTGGAGCGGCTCTTCGCCTTTCCCTTCACTTTACCTCCTTTGCCTCGTCCGGACATGATTTCGCTTAGGTATTCTACGACGGTGGAATAACGATGGAGACCAGTAACTTCACCACCGTCTTTATAGGTTGATGGTTCTGCATCTGCCAACCATTCATAGAGCATACACAAACTTCCTCTCCTATGATTGGACTAATTTTGTGCTCATGCTCTGTGGACAGGTTTTACCGCGCAAACCCTGGTGGAATGGCGCGCACGGCCTCCCCAGCCGTTAGGCAGGATGGTTCTGCAGTccgcattttttttgtttgagacGAGAACCAATGGTGGCTATCATAAATTTGGATGGAAAAGTATTTGGTCATTCATTGTCAATGTCATTCTGATCCCTTTTCATCAGGGCTTTGGTAAGGTGTTACTTTTTGGAACCGGTTTTTATCCTCCTCCCCAGGTTACAGTTAGTTACCATTCTATAAAcgagggaaaaagaaaaatgtgtaGTTTGCTAGCagattttcttttaaattccGTCTTAAATACAATGACTTGCTTGCCCCTGGTCGGATCGGATCGGATCGGATCAAATAAACGATAACGGGAGTCTTctgtttcaattcatttttactaaacgttaaaaaattaCATCAACGATtattttgcagttttagggCCTCTTTTTCTGCCAAAGAAACGGTTAACGGTGAAGCGTTGTTAtttctaaaaagtattggTAACGGTCACAATAAGTAACGACAACGGTAAGGCGTTACTTTTTTccggtaacggttcaagcttTGCTTATCATCACCATGCCCCCATATCACCATGTTCAATCAAGTACCTGGAAAAGCAGCCAAACGAGCTGGCAAAACCTAAACTAACATCTCTAAGGgtgacaagaaaaagaaccgCAAacaattcctgatcaacctaaTTTTTGTCACCATCCAAAGAAAGAATGGTGAACAAGTCAGGCCTTCTCAAAAGTCTCTAAAATCTGAAGAATTCAACTTACTGTATATTGGGTTAATTTCCGTATCAAAAGACATCGAAAGAAATAATAGGCCCAGATTTAGATCTTACCCTACTGCAGGCGTTTTGAGATGTTGGGGTTGGTTGGATATTTGAtcccaaatttcaacttttacATTAAATGCTGGATTACCAAGATTTCGTCAAACCCGTGATCCTCGGATCCTTTTAAAGTACACCTTTTCCAATAAAATAAATAGCTAAGACATATTTGGAAATACCATGTATAATGGAACACGTTCACACCCACAaattttgtatttcaaaaaagagaaacctAAAAGCTCTCCCAATTCATGAACAATTGATCGCATCTCTAATCAAAAGAAATCACTTCAATTGAGATGGTTGTGGTTCGAATTATGCATTCGAGTTACCATCCCTGCCTCATGGAGCCCGCATATTTCATTGGTTTACTCTTTATCTCTGGGAATGGATTTCAAATGTTCTGATATCATATCTCTGTTCAAGGGTGAAATCAATGATTGGTCAAACGTCTTGTGATGGACCGGCACGAGTTAAATTCATGGGTATAAAACATCGTGCATGTCTCATTCGGTTAAGGTTTTAAGTCGGAACACGACGACGTCGTTGTTACTAAGAATATAAGTGAATGAAGTGAGTGACACCAAGAGCCAAGCTTCAGCGCGTCCATTCAGAGACACCAATTGTAGTCGTTGAGAACATATATTGACACAATCAAGACCTGCCACATTACTAATGATTTAGTGAGTATAAGATTCAGGAAAACCATGGATTGAGCTAATTCTTTGTTATATCTTTCATGACAGTATTGGTGGCCCTGAAAAGGGCCGGTTGGTGGTATTTCTTTGGCTTTAACACTGCTGAGTGACAGCTTAACCGCCGAACCCGTAGAGGGTGCGACCTTGACGCTTCAGAGCATAGACCACATCCATAGCGGTGACAGTCTTCCTCTTGGCGTGTTCAGTGTAGGTAACAGCATCACGGATGACGTTTTCCAGGAAGACCTTCAGAACACCACGGGTCTCTTCATAGATCAAGCCAGAGATACGCTTTACGCCGCCACGGCGAGCCAATCGTCGGATGGCGGGCTTGGTGATGCCTTGGATATTATCACGCAACACTTTGCGATGCCGCTTTGCTCCTCCCTTGCCCAATCCTTTACCACCTTTGCCTCGTCCAGTCATGATGTATCAGTAATGGTTTCAATAGTGATGGTTTCTCGAAGGACCACCAAGTATTTATACAGCTGACAACAACGCTTGCTTCCAGGATTGTATTCAATGGAGCATTCGCTTATGGTTGGCAGGTGATACTTCTAGACCATCCAAAAACCGTTGGGGACGTGGGGTCTTTGTGATTGTCCGCGTTTTTTCTATGCTGAAACCATTTCTCAGTATTAGACGTCGCAAAATATGCACTAAGCATCAACCTTGAGAACGACTATTTTAATATTATAAAAGATTTAAATACTGGACATAAAACTTGAACTGTGGATTTGCATTATTCAATGCTTTAGTAGCAATATGAAACCaattcaaagcattttttctcATGACCAAGCCCCATTCCAATTTGTTATAAATACAAGACCCTGTCTCCAATTCGCATCACTCTTGATCTGCCAATTGAACAAGAACCATGGCTCGTACCAAACAAACTGCCCGTAAATCCACTGGAGGGAAAGCTCCTCGCAAACAACTGGCAACCAAAGCTGCCCGTAAATCGGCCCCAGCCACTGGTGGTGTGAAAAAGCCGCATCGTTACCGTCCCGGAACGGTGGCTCTTCGTGAGATCCGTCGTTACCAAAAGTCCACCGAGTTGCTCATCCGTAAGTTGCCTTTCCAACGTCTGGTCCGTGAGATTGCTCAGGACTTCAAGACCGACTTGCGTTTCCAATCGAGCGCTGTTATGGCACTGCAAGAGGCCTCTGAGGCTTACTTGGTGGGTCTCTTTGAGGACACCAACTTGTGCGCCATCCACGCCAAGCGTGTCACCATCATGCCCAAGGACA encodes:
- the LOC131879543 gene encoding histone H3, yielding MARTKQTARKSTGGKAPRKQLATKAARKSAPATGGVKKPHRYRPGTVALREIRRYQKSTELLIRKLPFQRLVREIAQDFKTDLRFQSSAVMALQEASEAYLVGLFEDTNLCAIHAKRVTIMPKDIQLARRIRGERA
- the LOC131879330 gene encoding histone H4, whose protein sequence is MTGRGKGGKGLGKGGAKRHRKVLRDNIQGITKPAIRRLARRGGVKRISGLIYEETRGVLKVFLENVIRDAVTYTEHAKRKTVTAMDVVYALKRQGRTLYGFGG
- the LOC131879409 gene encoding histone H2A, translating into MSGRGKGGKVKGKAKSRSNRAGLQFPVGRIHRLLRKGNYAERVGAGAPVYLAAVMEYLAAEVLELAGNAARDNKKTRIIPRHLQLAIRNDEELNKLLSGVTIAQGGVLPNIQAVLLPKKTEKKA
- the LOC131879408 gene encoding phospholipid scramblase 1-like — encoded protein: MMQPITTQPGGPPMGMVPLNVPPGLEYLTQLDMLLVKQKFEGLEAFLGFETQNKYSIRNSMGQDVYKAKEDSDCCSRMMCGNIRPFSVFVKDFQDQEVMVFSRPFNCCLQSIEVQSPPGTVIGSIQQECTLCSSEFIVYDQSDNPTLRISGPASCFAFSLCGDVEFQVLTGDGSTEIGKITKQWSGFLREGFTDADNFGISFPIDLDVRMKATLLGALFLIDFMFFEKSSND